A DNA window from Luteolibacter luteus contains the following coding sequences:
- a CDS encoding endo-beta-N-acetylglucosaminidase has translation MPQSNRWHPNEILTWSPATDPNAPYNRGTVPLASRFTAPTAAENAALNALWNVNPHARPGEARVQAVTTFNTIPAGAPNGWRTTRLYAPSIWQYTDNMVFWGSSDRDNRVIMCPTAHMIDAAHRNGVRIYGKIFYGWNGSPDNASLQRVRDLLQKSGSTFPVADKLVEAAKYFGFDGWFINQENYQTNGTDAQNMRDFMVYFRTRAAAQGAPHLRITWYDAMAENGSRSFQNALTDQNDGYLKSGAVVTNTGTTLAAHEMFLNFWWYYNSSNLSNSRTLAQSRGINPYDLYAGIWTENYRTLGKTPDPNSQGNLDITWPYLFPEGQPHHTSVALFGAETPYVKSSSPETMVVQDQLYWSGPNSDPSSTTPVAGSPTPNWYGMAHYIPANSPLTTLPFVTNFNVGQGNFYKINGSTVMTGPWTNLGVQDVLPTWRWLVTSAGAKSITPSLDFAESYYGGSSLKVSGSLAANVPQEVKLYQARLPIAADTSLKMVYKPGAVNNARVQVGYAFEDSPGVMNYTTAATAASTNWSTLNVSLGAHAGKKIALITLRFSSTSAIDTYAANIGRLQVSNGSVVAPAAPAGLTLEGKSRNPDEALSTMLKLKWTASASPVLYYNVYHRKNLTASSPRVWLGATPNNYYFAQDVRRFGSETNGYIEIEAVGPDHGVSPVATTSQPTFAFESFPNLHRPFIASYPVASPLTVIGSGDLTSAARAFDNNVSTFAEPGGASGAWVGLDLGAGNAKQVVAIQFVPRTNQSGRMTNGVFQGSNTADFSSGVVELAKVNWVPPQGVTTTLMVNNATAFRYLRYLSPNDGYANVAEIRFFGPGNPLPPEKSMALQATNAGTTATLTWQPALGGVTHAYDVKRGSVNGGSYTVVAADIAATSFLDSGLTTGATYYYVVVARNDAGQSGDSDRLILNPTAGSRLNGSVIGTDGSWNNQGDTKARVFDGSLTTFFDAPNADGAWAGMDLGTPRKITAIRYSPRNGATNWPERMVGGIFQAADNLAFNNPVTLFTVPVTPTYNVFTTVAVANQGLYRYVRYLSPNGGHCNVSEIQFHGVTLPAAPSGLAVNSPGATATITWNALSTAQRYRLKRSTTSGSGYQVVGDNLATTSFQDGGLDPQQSYYYVVSAVNEAGEGVNSAEVARHDAFGSWIVSSGGNPGSPEAGFGADLDGDGIPNGVEYMLPAGARVQGGAVLPGIVAVIRDDATVTVKLWFSMDLTAWSELPFTDAADQGGVPGGFRRVERLAAPAAGETAGYYRFEFSK, from the coding sequence GTGCCTCAGTCCAACCGCTGGCACCCCAACGAAATCCTCACCTGGTCGCCAGCCACGGACCCGAATGCGCCCTACAACCGCGGTACCGTCCCGCTGGCCAGCCGCTTTACCGCGCCGACCGCCGCCGAGAATGCGGCGCTGAATGCGCTGTGGAATGTGAATCCCCACGCCCGGCCGGGTGAAGCACGGGTGCAGGCGGTCACCACCTTCAACACCATCCCTGCCGGCGCGCCAAATGGCTGGCGGACCACCCGGCTCTACGCTCCGAGCATCTGGCAGTACACGGACAACATGGTCTTCTGGGGCAGCTCGGACCGGGACAACCGCGTGATCATGTGTCCCACCGCCCACATGATCGATGCGGCGCACCGCAATGGCGTGCGAATCTACGGGAAGATCTTCTACGGCTGGAACGGATCTCCCGACAATGCCTCGCTACAGCGGGTTCGCGATCTTCTCCAGAAAAGCGGATCCACTTTCCCGGTGGCTGACAAGCTGGTGGAGGCGGCGAAATACTTCGGCTTCGACGGTTGGTTCATCAATCAGGAGAACTACCAGACCAATGGGACAGACGCGCAGAACATGCGCGATTTCATGGTCTACTTCCGCACCCGTGCCGCAGCCCAGGGCGCCCCGCACCTCAGGATCACCTGGTATGATGCCATGGCCGAAAATGGCAGCCGGAGTTTCCAGAACGCGCTGACGGATCAGAACGATGGCTACCTGAAGTCCGGCGCGGTGGTCACGAATACAGGCACCACCCTCGCGGCCCACGAGATGTTCCTGAATTTCTGGTGGTACTATAATTCCAGTAATTTATCAAATTCACGGACCTTGGCGCAGTCCCGCGGGATCAACCCCTACGACCTCTATGCCGGGATCTGGACAGAGAATTACCGCACCCTCGGCAAGACGCCGGATCCGAATAGCCAGGGCAACCTGGACATCACCTGGCCCTACCTCTTCCCGGAAGGCCAGCCGCATCATACCTCGGTGGCCCTCTTCGGTGCCGAGACGCCCTATGTGAAGAGTTCCTCCCCGGAGACCATGGTGGTGCAGGACCAGCTCTATTGGTCCGGACCGAATAGCGACCCTTCGAGTACCACGCCCGTCGCCGGTTCCCCGACGCCGAACTGGTATGGGATGGCCCACTACATCCCGGCGAATTCGCCGCTGACTACCTTGCCATTCGTCACGAACTTCAATGTGGGCCAGGGGAATTTCTACAAGATCAACGGCAGCACCGTGATGACCGGGCCTTGGACGAATCTGGGCGTGCAGGACGTTCTGCCGACCTGGCGCTGGCTGGTGACCAGCGCGGGGGCGAAGAGCATCACGCCCTCGCTCGACTTCGCGGAGTCCTATTACGGGGGCAGTTCGCTGAAGGTGAGCGGCTCGCTGGCTGCAAATGTCCCGCAGGAAGTGAAGCTCTACCAGGCCCGCCTCCCGATCGCTGCGGATACCAGCCTGAAGATGGTTTACAAGCCGGGTGCCGTGAACAACGCACGGGTCCAGGTAGGATACGCCTTCGAAGATTCTCCGGGCGTGATGAACTACACCACCGCGGCGACTGCGGCTTCCACGAACTGGAGCACCCTGAATGTTTCCCTCGGCGCGCATGCAGGAAAGAAGATCGCTCTCATCACCCTGCGCTTCTCGAGCACGAGTGCCATCGACACTTATGCAGCGAACATCGGCCGCCTGCAGGTCAGCAATGGCAGTGTGGTAGCACCGGCAGCGCCGGCCGGTCTGACCTTGGAAGGAAAGAGCCGGAATCCGGACGAGGCCCTTTCCACCATGCTCAAGCTGAAGTGGACGGCTTCCGCCTCCCCGGTGCTTTATTACAACGTCTATCACCGGAAGAACCTCACGGCTTCCTCGCCTCGCGTGTGGCTTGGTGCGACGCCGAATAATTATTACTTCGCTCAAGACGTCCGCCGCTTCGGTTCCGAGACCAATGGCTACATCGAGATCGAGGCCGTGGGGCCCGACCACGGGGTCTCGCCGGTGGCGACCACGTCCCAGCCGACCTTCGCTTTCGAGAGCTTTCCGAACCTGCATCGTCCTTTCATCGCCAGCTATCCGGTGGCCAGTCCGCTCACCGTGATCGGCAGCGGGGATTTGACGAGCGCGGCCCGTGCCTTCGATAACAACGTCAGCACCTTCGCCGAGCCCGGCGGAGCTAGCGGGGCCTGGGTAGGGCTCGATCTCGGGGCGGGGAATGCCAAGCAGGTGGTCGCGATCCAATTTGTCCCGCGGACGAATCAATCGGGCCGGATGACGAATGGCGTTTTCCAAGGATCGAATACCGCCGACTTCAGCTCCGGTGTCGTGGAGCTGGCGAAAGTAAACTGGGTCCCTCCGCAGGGAGTGACGACGACCCTCATGGTGAACAATGCCACGGCCTTCCGCTACCTGCGTTATCTCTCGCCGAACGACGGCTACGCCAATGTGGCGGAGATCAGGTTCTTCGGACCGGGCAACCCCTTGCCTCCCGAAAAGTCCATGGCGCTCCAAGCCACGAACGCGGGCACGACGGCTACCCTGACTTGGCAGCCTGCCTTGGGCGGAGTGACCCATGCCTACGATGTGAAGCGCGGCTCGGTAAATGGCGGCAGCTATACCGTGGTGGCCGCGGATATCGCCGCGACTAGCTTTCTGGACAGCGGCCTGACCACGGGTGCCACTTACTATTATGTGGTGGTGGCGCGGAACGATGCCGGACAGAGCGGCGATTCGGACCGCCTGATCCTGAATCCCACCGCAGGCAGCAGGCTGAATGGCAGCGTCATCGGGACCGATGGTTCTTGGAATAACCAGGGCGACACAAAAGCGAGGGTCTTCGATGGTTCATTGACGACCTTCTTCGACGCGCCGAATGCAGATGGCGCTTGGGCAGGCATGGATCTGGGCACGCCGAGAAAAATCACCGCCATCCGCTACAGTCCTCGCAATGGTGCCACGAACTGGCCGGAGCGAATGGTTGGCGGGATTTTTCAAGCGGCGGACAATCTCGCGTTCAACAATCCGGTGACGCTTTTCACGGTGCCCGTGACTCCGACCTACAACGTCTTCACCACGGTGGCCGTCGCGAATCAAGGCCTCTATCGCTACGTGCGCTACCTTTCGCCGAATGGTGGCCACTGCAACGTGTCGGAAATCCAGTTTCACGGAGTGACCCTTCCCGCGGCTCCCTCGGGATTGGCGGTGAATTCCCCCGGCGCTACCGCCACCATAACTTGGAATGCCCTGAGCACCGCGCAGCGTTATCGCCTGAAGCGCTCCACCACCAGCGGCAGCGGCTATCAGGTGGTGGGCGACAATCTTGCGACAACGAGCTTCCAGGATGGCGGGCTCGATCCGCAGCAGAGCTATTATTACGTGGTTAGCGCGGTGAATGAGGCCGGAGAAGGGGTCAACTCCGCGGAGGTGGCACGCCATGATGCCTTTGGAAGCTGGATTGTTTCCAGCGGGGGAAATCCGGGGTCTCCCGAGGCCGGCTTCGGCGCCGACCTCGATGGCGACGGCATTCCGAATGGCGTGGAATACATGCTTCCCGCCGGGGCAAGGGTTCAGGGCGGTGCCGTCTTGCCGGGGATTGTCGCGGTGATCCGTGATGATGCCACGGTGACCGTGAAGCTCTGGTTTTCCATGGATCTCACCGCATGGTCGGAGCTTCCTTTCACCGATGCCGCCGATCAGGGCGGCGTGCCCGGCGGTTTCCGGAGGGTGGAGCGGCTGGCTGCGCCGGCAGCCGGAGAGACCGCGGGCTACTATCGCTTCGAGTTCTCAAAATAA
- the tilS gene encoding tRNA lysidine(34) synthetase TilS, translating into MPLPDIAWFRDAPKRRRYLAGISGGADSVALLYHLHRHGFRDIVVCHLDHGLRGKASTGDARFVQKLAGKLGYPCESGKAKVESLAKENGHSLETSAREARHAFFAICSRKYRCPRLLLAHHFDDQAETILWNLLRGSRGLSGMKEVQTLLMGGRPMECIRPFLGVRRDRLREWLASYDHGWREDATNAEPFAVRNRLRNEVLPLLAEIAKRDASESLVRAVEASVEAKSIEAWAVKQADVLDPQGRLHLPKLRSLPPAMQSACIYDFLRSSAVPDLSRETVGRCRGLLDSAAAPAVNLPGDHVLRRRAGRLLLEKLP; encoded by the coding sequence ATGCCATTGCCGGACATCGCTTGGTTCCGTGATGCGCCGAAGCGGCGGCGCTATCTTGCGGGCATTTCAGGCGGGGCGGATTCGGTCGCGCTGCTCTACCATCTGCACCGGCATGGCTTCCGGGACATCGTGGTCTGCCATCTCGACCACGGCCTGCGCGGCAAGGCATCGACCGGAGATGCGCGCTTCGTGCAAAAGCTGGCCGGGAAGCTCGGCTACCCCTGTGAGTCGGGAAAGGCGAAGGTGGAATCCCTTGCGAAGGAGAACGGCCATTCGCTGGAGACCTCGGCGCGGGAGGCACGCCACGCCTTCTTCGCCATCTGCTCCCGGAAGTACCGGTGCCCCCGCTTGCTATTGGCTCATCATTTCGATGATCAGGCGGAGACGATCCTGTGGAACCTCTTGCGGGGTAGCCGCGGTCTTTCCGGGATGAAAGAAGTGCAGACCCTGCTGATGGGCGGGCGCCCGATGGAGTGCATCCGGCCTTTTCTCGGCGTGCGTCGCGACCGCCTCCGTGAATGGCTGGCGAGCTACGATCACGGCTGGCGGGAGGATGCAACGAATGCGGAGCCTTTCGCGGTGCGAAACCGTTTGCGGAACGAGGTGCTGCCCTTGCTCGCGGAGATCGCGAAACGTGATGCCTCCGAGTCCTTGGTCCGCGCGGTGGAGGCCTCGGTGGAGGCAAAGTCGATCGAGGCGTGGGCGGTGAAGCAGGCGGACGTGCTGGATCCCCAAGGTCGCCTCCACTTGCCGAAGCTGAGGAGTCTTCCTCCCGCGATGCAATCGGCCTGCATCTACGATTTCCTCCGTAGTTCCGCCGTGCCGGATCTTTCTCGCGAAACCGTCGGGCGTTGCCGGGGCTTGCTGGATTCTGCGGCGGCACCGGCCGTGAACCTCCCCGGCGATCATGTCCTGCGTCGGCGCGCCGGAAGGTTGCTGTTGGAGAAGCTTCCCTAA
- a CDS encoding alpha/beta hydrolase yields MKPAFALLALVMTASAEWTPLWPGGAPGAKRPPAGSETVADGWRYTDIEVPQYFAYPAPKNKNTGKAVVIFPGGGYGILAMNHEGHDYAKWLNERGITGVVVKYRVSGKPDFGYQFPVPFLDARRAVRTVRAHAVEWGVDPNKVGVMGSSAGGHLASLCTTRFADTFPEEGKDEIDKLSCRPDFSILIYPVISMGEVAHSGSRTNLLGKDPSAEAVEKYSTEKQVSKDTPPVFLLTTADDGVDCRNSLNFASACKAHGVPVSLHLFESGGHGYGMNGKGDLATWPSLLETWIKR; encoded by the coding sequence ATGAAACCTGCCTTCGCCTTGCTTGCCCTCGTGATGACCGCCTCTGCCGAATGGACTCCTCTCTGGCCCGGTGGAGCTCCCGGTGCCAAGCGGCCCCCCGCTGGCTCCGAAACGGTGGCAGACGGCTGGCGCTATACCGATATCGAGGTGCCACAGTATTTCGCTTATCCCGCGCCGAAGAATAAGAACACCGGGAAAGCCGTGGTGATCTTCCCCGGAGGTGGCTACGGGATCCTGGCGATGAATCATGAAGGCCACGACTATGCGAAGTGGCTGAATGAGCGTGGCATTACCGGCGTGGTGGTGAAGTATCGCGTCAGTGGCAAGCCGGACTTCGGCTATCAATTTCCCGTACCTTTCCTTGATGCGCGTCGCGCGGTCCGCACCGTGCGCGCCCATGCCGTGGAGTGGGGTGTCGATCCGAACAAGGTCGGCGTCATGGGTTCCTCGGCTGGTGGTCACCTTGCCAGCCTCTGCACCACGCGTTTTGCGGATACCTTTCCGGAAGAAGGGAAGGACGAGATCGACAAGCTCAGCTGCCGCCCGGATTTTTCGATCCTGATCTACCCTGTGATCAGCATGGGTGAGGTCGCTCATAGTGGCTCCCGCACCAACCTGCTGGGCAAGGATCCGAGCGCGGAAGCGGTGGAGAAGTACTCGACCGAGAAGCAGGTGAGCAAGGACACGCCCCCGGTCTTCCTCCTCACGACGGCGGATGATGGGGTCGATTGCCGTAATAGCCTGAATTTCGCCTCTGCCTGCAAGGCGCACGGGGTGCCGGTCAGCTTGCACCTCTTCGAAAGCGGCGGCCACGGTTACGGCATGAATGGCAAGGGCGATCTCGCCACTTGGCCCTCCTTGCTGGAAACTTGGATCAAGCGTTGA
- the argF gene encoding ornithine carbamoyltransferase gives MKHLLSIEELSADQINLLLDSAVRLKAERGYHSEQPLAGQTWAMIFTKSSTRTRVSFEVGIRELGGFPMFLSKNDIQLGRGEPIKDTARVLGRMVHGCIIRTFAQQDVVDFAEYSGIPTINALTDDEHPCQILADLLTVKEVLGSWEGKKIAFIGDGFSNMTISWMWAAKKLGFELAVAAPATFQPTAEFLAKLDAPNVTITTDPVLAAKGAHVINTDVWLSMGQEDQKDKEEAFGPFQVNASLLANADPDHIVLHCLPAYRGKEITEEVLEKHADVIFQEAENRLHAQKAILVALAEK, from the coding sequence ATGAAACATCTTCTTTCCATCGAAGAACTCAGCGCCGACCAGATCAACCTGCTGCTCGATAGCGCGGTGCGTCTGAAAGCGGAGCGGGGCTATCATTCCGAGCAGCCGCTCGCGGGACAGACCTGGGCGATGATCTTCACGAAATCATCGACGCGGACGCGGGTGTCCTTCGAGGTCGGCATCCGCGAACTGGGGGGCTTCCCGATGTTCCTTTCCAAGAACGATATCCAGCTCGGCCGCGGGGAACCGATCAAGGACACCGCCCGGGTGCTGGGACGCATGGTGCATGGCTGCATCATCCGGACCTTCGCCCAGCAGGACGTGGTGGACTTCGCGGAATACTCCGGCATTCCGACGATCAATGCGCTGACCGACGACGAGCACCCCTGCCAGATCCTGGCGGACCTGCTCACGGTCAAGGAAGTGCTCGGCAGTTGGGAAGGAAAGAAGATCGCCTTCATCGGGGATGGCTTCTCCAACATGACGATTTCCTGGATGTGGGCGGCGAAGAAGCTCGGTTTCGAACTGGCGGTAGCCGCACCCGCCACTTTCCAGCCTACCGCGGAATTCCTCGCGAAGCTGGATGCGCCGAACGTCACCATTACGACGGATCCCGTACTTGCCGCGAAGGGAGCCCATGTCATCAACACCGACGTGTGGCTTTCGATGGGCCAGGAAGACCAGAAGGACAAGGAAGAGGCTTTCGGTCCCTTCCAAGTGAATGCCTCCCTGCTGGCAAACGCGGACCCGGACCACATTGTTCTCCATTGTCTCCCTGCCTACCGTGGCAAGGAGATCACCGAAGAGGTGCTGGAGAAGCACGCCGATGTGATCTTCCAGGAAGCGGAGAACCGACTGCATGCGCAGAAGGCGATTTTGGTGGCCTTGGCGGAGAAGTGA
- a CDS encoding aspartate aminotransferase family protein gives MSHVLSTYARFPVTLVRGEGTRVWDDHDKSYLDFCTGIAVCSLGHCHPRLVETIRAQAGTLMHVSNLYSTRQQEELAQVIVEDHVKLPGKVFFANSGAEANDGLIKSARKFGHARPQADGSPRYEVLSFTKSFHGRTLGGINATGQDKVKEGFDPMLPGFRHLPFNDLAALEAAIAPETAAILLEPVQGEGGVNVATPEFLRGVAALCKKHDLLLMLDEVQTGYGRCGQAMAWRQIAPEIQPDAISWAKGMGGGFPIGAFWLSDRSIDASGKELSSLMGPGTHGTTYGGNPLACASSLAVLAEIAEKDLNANALKQEERIRETIASWNLPVITEVRGIGLLLGVGLDVSKFEVPAGKLPAGFVCGKLLEAGLLVPPAGPETIRLLPPLNVSDEEIDEALAIFKSVLVAL, from the coding sequence ATGAGCCACGTCCTATCCACCTACGCCCGTTTCCCTGTCACGCTTGTCCGCGGCGAGGGCACGCGCGTGTGGGATGACCACGACAAGTCCTACCTCGACTTCTGCACCGGCATCGCCGTGTGCTCGCTCGGCCATTGCCATCCGCGCCTGGTGGAGACCATCCGCGCACAGGCTGGCACGCTGATGCATGTCTCGAATCTCTACAGCACCCGGCAGCAGGAAGAACTGGCGCAGGTGATCGTGGAAGATCACGTGAAGCTGCCAGGCAAGGTCTTCTTCGCGAACTCCGGCGCCGAGGCCAATGACGGTCTGATCAAGAGCGCCCGCAAGTTCGGCCACGCGCGTCCGCAGGCCGATGGCTCGCCGCGCTATGAAGTGCTGAGCTTCACGAAGTCTTTTCACGGACGGACCCTTGGCGGCATCAATGCCACCGGGCAGGACAAGGTGAAGGAAGGCTTCGATCCGATGCTCCCGGGCTTCCGGCATCTGCCCTTCAATGATCTCGCGGCACTGGAAGCGGCGATCGCTCCGGAAACCGCGGCGATCCTGCTGGAGCCGGTGCAAGGCGAAGGCGGCGTGAATGTTGCCACACCGGAATTCCTGCGCGGCGTGGCAGCGCTGTGCAAGAAACACGACTTGCTGCTAATGCTCGACGAAGTGCAGACGGGTTACGGCCGCTGCGGTCAGGCAATGGCGTGGCGGCAGATCGCGCCGGAGATCCAACCCGATGCCATTTCGTGGGCCAAGGGGATGGGCGGAGGCTTCCCGATCGGGGCCTTCTGGCTCTCCGACCGCTCGATCGACGCCTCCGGCAAAGAACTGTCCTCGCTGATGGGTCCCGGCACGCACGGCACGACCTATGGCGGCAATCCCCTCGCCTGCGCTTCATCGCTCGCGGTGCTGGCGGAGATCGCTGAGAAGGATCTGAATGCGAACGCGCTCAAACAAGAGGAGCGGATCCGGGAAACAATCGCTTCCTGGAATCTCCCGGTGATCACCGAAGTGCGCGGTATCGGACTCTTGCTTGGCGTGGGCCTTGACGTCTCGAAGTTCGAAGTCCCGGCAGGCAAGCTTCCTGCTGGTTTCGTCTGCGGGAAGCTGCTGGAAGCCGGCCTGTTGGTTCCTCCTGCAGGCCCGGAAACCATCCGCTTGCTTCCACCGCTCAATGTCAGTGACGAGGAGATCGATGAGGCCCTCGCGATCTTCAAATCCGTCCTCGTAGCCCTCTAA
- a CDS encoding DMT family transporter: MKPPDTYDLRGFLLMLLSVILFAANTLLLRAISLHLPEADGWMAALFRGTVGMLMVAALYGFGRGLSLKALIGSKLVALRGVIGALSIAAFYLTIPALGASRAVVLNLTYPIFATLIAAWWLKEKVSKSAMLWMLAGFAGLLLFVGGDATRGFSNWDLLAMAGAVGAGIVVVLIRKLRETEHAGTIYASQCFYSIALALPLRGAQVTDLPAMGYLTLIGAAVIVGISQLVMTNAYRTMPVSRGSSIQMLLPLVTAAGAYAFFGERFTLLELAGAALTLFATWRVAVPRRSPGATEGKENLPPLKTAPEP; this comes from the coding sequence ATGAAACCACCTGATACCTACGATTTGCGCGGCTTCCTGCTGATGCTGCTCTCGGTGATCCTTTTCGCCGCGAACACGCTGCTCCTCCGCGCGATCAGCCTGCATCTTCCCGAGGCGGATGGGTGGATGGCCGCCCTTTTCCGGGGCACGGTCGGCATGCTGATGGTGGCCGCGCTGTACGGGTTCGGCCGGGGGCTGTCGCTGAAAGCACTGATCGGCAGCAAGCTGGTGGCGCTCCGGGGAGTGATCGGGGCACTCAGTATCGCCGCCTTCTACCTGACCATCCCGGCGCTCGGTGCCTCGCGGGCCGTCGTGCTGAACTTGACCTATCCGATCTTCGCCACGTTGATCGCCGCCTGGTGGCTGAAGGAGAAGGTCTCGAAATCCGCCATGCTCTGGATGCTGGCAGGTTTTGCAGGCCTGCTGCTCTTCGTCGGCGGCGATGCGACCCGGGGATTCTCGAACTGGGACCTGCTGGCGATGGCCGGTGCCGTGGGCGCGGGAATCGTGGTGGTGCTCATCCGGAAGCTCAGGGAAACCGAGCACGCGGGCACGATCTATGCCTCCCAGTGCTTTTATAGCATCGCGCTGGCGCTGCCGCTGCGGGGTGCGCAGGTCACCGACCTGCCGGCGATGGGTTACCTCACTCTGATCGGCGCCGCGGTGATCGTCGGGATCTCGCAACTCGTCATGACCAATGCCTACCGGACGATGCCGGTTTCCCGCGGGTCCTCCATCCAGATGCTGCTGCCGCTGGTCACCGCGGCGGGTGCCTACGCCTTCTTCGGAGAGCGCTTCACGCTGCTGGAGCTCGCCGGAGCAGCACTGACGCTCTTTGCCACCTGGCGGGTGGCGGTGCCGCGACGAAGCCCGGGAGCCACGGAGGGGAAGGAGAATCTCCCGCCCCTCAAAACGGCTCCCGAGCCCTGA
- the lepB gene encoding signal peptidase I has product MFAPKWKKEAKLLYKGAKKFLHYKRDLLKEDRIDEIESRRADLLDAIKADNQAKAEEASKQLRDTCEKALPRQPQQSAWEENVEVIFVALVVALGLRAYVVQPFRIPTGSMQPTLNGIVVNESDDPNYKKPWLGKQAFDLVMRGRSYRDIVAKNNVYPVAITDKSWFLFTRTEVTFNDGSKVKIPAAAGETGNLIQFGVHIDPVTRQRVLRGKDYKKGDPILRGWIDTGDLVLVDKISYHFRRPKRGEVFVFDTRGIRTERQTEGKMAGQTGGTHYIKRLCGVPGDTLEIHTPNLWVNGTIAKEPGIERVAAHQGEYSRNSGYILGNAGEQGYPMPLQSPDSKFTLKDKAAPGMREYAALGDNTGNSLDSRYWGSVKEFNLAGPALFSLWPFTTGHWGFIK; this is encoded by the coding sequence ATGTTTGCGCCGAAGTGGAAAAAGGAGGCCAAGCTCCTGTACAAGGGGGCCAAGAAATTCCTCCATTACAAGCGGGACCTGCTGAAGGAAGACCGTATCGACGAAATCGAGTCGCGGCGCGCAGACCTTTTGGATGCCATCAAGGCGGATAACCAGGCCAAGGCGGAAGAAGCTTCGAAGCAACTCCGCGATACCTGCGAAAAGGCCTTGCCTCGCCAGCCTCAGCAAAGCGCTTGGGAGGAAAACGTGGAAGTCATCTTCGTCGCACTCGTGGTGGCCCTCGGATTGCGCGCCTATGTCGTGCAGCCTTTCCGCATCCCGACCGGCTCGATGCAGCCGACCTTGAACGGGATCGTTGTTAACGAGAGCGATGACCCGAATTACAAGAAACCTTGGTTAGGGAAGCAGGCTTTTGATCTCGTGATGCGTGGCAGGAGCTACAGGGACATCGTTGCAAAGAATAATGTTTACCCTGTGGCGATCACGGACAAGTCATGGTTCCTCTTTACCCGCACGGAGGTCACTTTCAATGATGGGAGCAAGGTGAAAATTCCCGCTGCTGCCGGAGAGACGGGCAATCTGATTCAATTTGGCGTCCACATCGATCCGGTAACCCGCCAGCGGGTCCTCCGGGGCAAGGATTACAAGAAGGGTGATCCGATCCTTCGCGGCTGGATTGATACCGGCGACCTCGTGCTAGTGGACAAGATTTCCTATCACTTCCGCCGGCCGAAGCGCGGCGAGGTGTTTGTTTTCGATACGCGTGGAATCAGAACCGAGCGGCAGACCGAGGGCAAGATGGCGGGCCAAACCGGTGGTACCCACTACATCAAGCGACTCTGCGGCGTGCCCGGGGACACTCTGGAAATCCACACGCCGAACTTGTGGGTGAATGGGACGATCGCCAAGGAGCCCGGAATCGAGCGGGTGGCTGCCCATCAAGGCGAGTATTCCCGCAACAGCGGCTACATCCTCGGCAACGCGGGTGAACAAGGCTATCCGATGCCTCTTCAAAGTCCGGACTCGAAATTCACCCTCAAAGACAAGGCCGCTCCCGGCATGCGTGAATACGCCGCGCTGGGAGACAACACGGGAAATTCGCTCGATTCCCGCTACTGGGGCTCCGTGAAGGAATTCAACCTCGCGGGACCGGCGCTCTTTTCGCTGTGGCCGTTTACCACCGGCCACTGGGGCTTCATCAAGTGA
- a CDS encoding phytoene/squalene synthase family protein yields the protein MTDSAEITKQAKSNLAFALQILPKDRRDGMVTFYAFCRVVDDLADDPDRPIDEREAALKAWKQGLESGFENPDPLQLEVIALMEKYSIPVHLLTAIIDGCLMDLRPQRFGTWEDLEQYTYKVACAVGLASLKVFGAQDPASERYAVALGHALQLTNILRDVGEDLSNGVRIYLPLADMARFQYTERDLIGRVYDGRFMALMAFEAERAERFYREAIEIMPKSDAKALVPAEIMRSIYQTLLEKMKRDHFKVFNQRYRLSKARKMAIFSKHLLRLGATA from the coding sequence ATGACCGATTCCGCTGAGATCACCAAGCAGGCGAAGTCGAATCTCGCCTTTGCCCTCCAGATCCTCCCGAAGGACCGCCGGGATGGCATGGTGACGTTCTATGCCTTTTGCCGCGTTGTGGACGATTTGGCGGACGATCCCGATCGTCCGATCGACGAGCGGGAGGCCGCGTTGAAGGCGTGGAAGCAGGGTCTGGAAAGCGGCTTCGAAAACCCGGACCCCCTCCAGCTGGAAGTCATCGCACTGATGGAGAAATACTCCATTCCGGTCCATTTGCTCACCGCGATCATTGATGGGTGCCTCATGGACCTGCGCCCGCAGCGCTTTGGCACTTGGGAGGATCTCGAGCAATACACCTACAAGGTGGCCTGTGCCGTGGGCCTCGCCTCCCTGAAGGTTTTCGGGGCGCAGGACCCGGCTTCGGAGCGCTACGCGGTCGCATTGGGCCATGCCCTCCAGCTCACGAACATCCTGCGCGATGTTGGTGAGGACCTTTCAAATGGCGTGCGCATCTATCTGCCGCTGGCGGACATGGCTCGCTTCCAGTACACCGAGCGGGATCTGATCGGCCGCGTCTATGACGGGCGCTTCATGGCGCTGATGGCCTTCGAGGCCGAGCGTGCCGAACGGTTCTACCGCGAGGCCATCGAGATCATGCCGAAGTCGGACGCCAAGGCGCTGGTGCCGGCGGAAATCATGCGCTCCATCTATCAGACCCTGCTGGAGAAGATGAAGCGGGACCATTTCAAGGTCTTCAATCAGCGCTACCGGCTCTCAAAGGCCCGGAAAATGGCGATCTTTTCCAAGCACCTCTTGCGCCTCGGCGCGACCGCTTGA